The following proteins are co-located in the Nocardioides piscis genome:
- a CDS encoding VanW family protein yields MPIFANQSDVAEQDADLPDRAGGRVVFWLLLGLALLVAGGYVAAHYAAADNVPRGTTVSGVDIGGHPRAEAAQRLQAGLAERVSGPIEITIEGEPVSVDPDVAGIAVDYEASVSEAGGERSWDPVRLWNYFTGGQDFEAEIDVDEEAFGQALAALDKEHGTPPREGKVGFEGASITTVEPRIGRALDPATTRDALVASYLADDGDVPDLELSKSVPEVDEGDVAEAKQAFANPAVSGPVTLNFGESSVQLAPADYTAALRLQPVDGELVPVLKPKRLAEVVSGVVADGAPVDATVALVGGRPTVVPAKPGVTFDQKQVEAGFLDVVAAPGPERTLTVDAKVDKADFTTKDAQALQIKERVSTFTTYYPHAEYRNVNLGRAAELVNGTVLKPGETFSLNETVGERTVANGFTKGYIISDGILVQDLGGGVSQMATTTFNAMFFAGLEDVEHKPHSFYIDRYPIGREATVAWGSVDLRFKNDTPYGVLIQASVTPSTPSSSGVVTVSMYSTKHWNITTTTGERHNITKAEVRRIDDRKCHPNEGYGGFDIDVVRYFEPAGANTETREPETFSTTYTPSDTVICTNPNAVDE; encoded by the coding sequence GTGCCGATCTTCGCCAACCAGTCCGACGTCGCCGAGCAGGACGCCGACCTACCCGACCGCGCGGGTGGTCGGGTGGTCTTCTGGCTGCTGCTGGGGCTGGCGCTGCTGGTCGCGGGCGGCTATGTCGCGGCCCACTACGCAGCGGCCGACAACGTCCCCCGCGGCACGACCGTCTCAGGTGTGGACATCGGTGGCCACCCGCGGGCCGAGGCGGCGCAGCGGCTCCAGGCCGGGCTGGCGGAGCGGGTGTCCGGACCGATCGAGATCACGATCGAGGGCGAGCCGGTCAGCGTCGATCCCGACGTCGCCGGCATCGCCGTGGACTACGAGGCCTCCGTGTCCGAGGCAGGCGGCGAGCGCAGCTGGGACCCGGTCCGGTTGTGGAACTACTTCACCGGCGGTCAGGACTTCGAGGCCGAGATCGACGTCGACGAGGAAGCCTTCGGACAGGCCCTCGCTGCCCTCGACAAGGAGCACGGCACCCCGCCCCGCGAGGGCAAGGTGGGCTTCGAGGGCGCCTCCATCACCACGGTGGAGCCGCGGATCGGCCGGGCTCTCGACCCGGCGACGACGCGCGATGCCCTGGTTGCGAGCTATCTGGCCGACGACGGGGACGTCCCTGACCTCGAGCTGTCGAAGTCGGTGCCCGAGGTCGACGAGGGTGACGTCGCCGAGGCCAAGCAGGCCTTCGCCAACCCGGCTGTCTCCGGGCCGGTCACCCTCAACTTCGGCGAGTCGAGCGTCCAGCTCGCCCCGGCCGACTACACCGCTGCCCTGCGCCTCCAACCGGTCGACGGCGAGCTCGTCCCGGTGCTCAAGCCCAAGAGGCTGGCCGAAGTCGTCTCCGGTGTCGTCGCCGACGGAGCGCCGGTCGACGCGACCGTCGCGCTCGTCGGTGGCCGGCCGACGGTGGTCCCCGCCAAGCCGGGCGTCACCTTCGACCAGAAGCAGGTCGAGGCGGGCTTCCTCGACGTGGTCGCGGCGCCCGGGCCCGAGCGGACCCTGACCGTCGACGCGAAGGTCGACAAGGCCGACTTCACCACCAAGGACGCCCAGGCTCTCCAGATCAAGGAGCGCGTGTCGACGTTCACCACCTACTACCCCCACGCCGAATACCGCAACGTCAACCTCGGGCGGGCCGCGGAGCTGGTCAACGGCACCGTGCTCAAGCCGGGGGAGACCTTCAGCCTCAACGAGACCGTCGGCGAGCGCACGGTAGCCAACGGATTCACCAAGGGCTACATCATCTCCGACGGCATCCTCGTCCAGGACCTCGGCGGTGGGGTCTCGCAGATGGCGACCACCACCTTCAACGCGATGTTCTTCGCCGGGCTCGAGGACGTCGAGCACAAGCCCCACTCCTTCTACATCGACCGCTACCCGATCGGCCGCGAGGCCACGGTCGCCTGGGGCTCGGTCGACCTGAGGTTCAAGAACGACACGCCGTACGGCGTGCTCATCCAGGCCAGCGTCACGCCCTCGACCCCGTCGTCCAGCGGGGTGGTCACGGTCTCGATGTATTCCACCAAGCACTGGAACATCACCACCACCACCGGCGAGCGGCACAACATCACCAAGGCGGAGGTCCGCCGGATCGATGACCGGAAGTGCCACCCCAACGAGGGGTACGGCGGCTTCGACATCGACGTCGTGCGCTACTTCGAGCCGGCAGGCGCCAACACCGAGACCCGTGAGCCCGAGACGTTCTCGACCACCTACACGCCCAGCGACACCGTCATCTGCACCAACCCGAACGCGGTCGACGAGTAG
- the mshB gene encoding N-acetyl-1-D-myo-inositol-2-amino-2-deoxy-alpha-D-glucopyranoside deacetylase, with product MSLDQRALFVHAHPDDETINNGATMARYVAEGRGVTVVTCTAGEMGEVLVPDLLHLSHERDGGLGAHRRGEIADALAHLGVTDHRWLGGFGRFHDSGMAWHADGHAVAAEVVPDNAFWHADLTEAADELVKVIRELRPQVLVTYNEFGGYGHPDHIQAHRVAMYAASLAAAPAYKLAFGEPHDIAKIYWCAISESRMRQSLRQIRESGDTETFEGMDPDGEMGPFVTPDEQIAACVDGTDFVHTKMDALKLHRTQVDPEGFFFSGAESGHAFWGEEFYVLAKGRRGQVGEDGLETDLFAGL from the coding sequence ATGAGCCTCGACCAGCGTGCCCTCTTCGTGCACGCACACCCCGACGACGAGACGATCAACAACGGCGCGACGATGGCGAGATATGTCGCCGAGGGTCGTGGCGTCACGGTGGTGACGTGCACGGCGGGGGAGATGGGCGAGGTGCTGGTCCCTGACCTGCTGCACCTCTCCCACGAGCGGGACGGGGGCCTGGGCGCGCACCGCCGGGGTGAGATCGCTGACGCGCTGGCCCACCTCGGGGTCACCGACCACCGGTGGCTGGGCGGGTTCGGTCGCTTCCACGACTCCGGCATGGCCTGGCACGCGGACGGACACGCGGTCGCGGCAGAGGTCGTCCCCGACAACGCCTTCTGGCACGCCGACCTCACCGAGGCCGCGGACGAGCTGGTGAAGGTGATCCGGGAGCTGCGACCACAGGTGCTGGTGACCTACAACGAGTTCGGCGGCTACGGCCATCCCGACCACATCCAGGCCCACCGGGTCGCGATGTATGCCGCGTCGCTGGCCGCGGCCCCGGCCTACAAGCTCGCCTTCGGCGAGCCCCACGACATCGCCAAGATCTATTGGTGCGCGATCAGCGAGTCGCGGATGCGCCAGAGCCTGCGCCAGATCCGCGAGTCCGGCGACACCGAGACGTTCGAGGGGATGGATCCGGACGGTGAGATGGGACCGTTCGTGACCCCTGACGAGCAGATCGCGGCGTGCGTGGACGGCACCGACTTCGTGCACACCAAGATGGACGCGCTCAAGCTGCACCGCACGCAGGTCGACCCGGAAGGCTTCTTCTTCTCCGGTGCGGAGTCGGGTCACGCGTTCTGGGGGGAGGAGTTCTACGTCCTGGCGAAGGGCCGGCGTGGGCAGGTGGGCGAGGACGGTCTCGAGACCGACCTGTTCGCCGGTCTGTGA
- a CDS encoding DMT family transporter — protein sequence MADAPVRPVGALPLFPAVAFVLVWSSGYISGPYGIQHVAPFTLLTFRFGVAAAIALLLARLLRGPLRIDRSTAVRIGLTGLAMNAVQFGAIYLAFDAGLGATLASLLHALTPVLTAALAALFLKESLSARQLLGLVIGVAGVVIVLGPDIEGAGGPVAVGLGVFSAITLSLGTLGQRWIGHAPDPLWAAAVQFAVSVPPLAVLALALEGTHAVSDPVRGGLAVAFLAIVNSIVGLLLLAALVRRGGAGSGSSLFFLSPPVTAVLAWLVLGETLTGLEVLGLFVAVVGVALGTRRAAPRLIS from the coding sequence TTGGCTGACGCGCCCGTGCGCCCGGTCGGCGCGCTGCCGCTCTTCCCGGCGGTCGCCTTCGTGCTGGTGTGGTCGTCGGGCTACATCTCCGGCCCCTACGGGATCCAGCACGTCGCACCGTTCACGCTGCTGACGTTCCGCTTCGGCGTGGCGGCGGCCATCGCCCTGCTGCTGGCGCGGCTGTTGCGCGGGCCGCTGCGCATCGATCGCTCCACCGCCGTCCGGATCGGGCTGACCGGACTCGCGATGAACGCGGTGCAGTTCGGTGCGATCTACCTCGCGTTCGACGCCGGCCTCGGCGCCACCCTGGCCTCGTTGCTCCATGCGCTCACCCCGGTGCTCACCGCGGCCCTCGCCGCGCTCTTCCTGAAGGAGTCGCTCTCGGCCCGACAGCTGCTGGGGCTCGTCATCGGGGTGGCCGGAGTGGTGATCGTGCTCGGCCCGGACATCGAGGGCGCGGGCGGGCCGGTGGCCGTCGGGCTGGGGGTGTTCAGTGCCATCACGCTCAGTCTCGGCACCCTGGGCCAGCGGTGGATCGGCCACGCACCAGATCCCCTCTGGGCGGCAGCGGTGCAGTTCGCGGTGTCGGTACCGCCCCTCGCCGTTCTCGCCCTCGCGCTCGAGGGCACCCATGCCGTCAGCGATCCCGTGCGGGGAGGCCTGGCGGTCGCCTTCCTGGCGATCGTGAACTCCATCGTCGGCCTGCTCCTGCTGGCTGCGCTCGTGCGCCGTGGGGGTGCAGGATCGGGTTCCAGCCTGTTCTTCCTGTCGCCGCCGGTCACAGCCGTGCTGGCCTGGCTCGTGCTCGGCGAGACCCTCACTGGGCTGGAGGTCCTCGGCCTCTTCGTCGCCGTGGTCGGCGTAGCCCTCGGCACCCGTCGGGCGGCCCCTAGGCTGATCTCATGA
- a CDS encoding thioesterase family protein translates to MTIIEWDDHVALTQSAPGEFAASLSDGWVVGGGVNGGYLLATIGNALGRTAPGKPDPLSVSAYYLSAAVPGPATISTRVIRDGGSVATLAADLEQGDESRITVLATYGDLGRLPDDVRTTAEPPVLPPREECFSNSMAPPEVREMAPLMDRFDMLFDPACVGWAVGAPSGEGHIQAWFRLNGERDPDPIQLLMVVDALPPVSFDLGLMGWAPTLELTAHVRARPAPGWLRVSHRTRNVAGGMFEEDCEVWDSADRLVAQSRQLARLPRP, encoded by the coding sequence ATGACGATCATCGAGTGGGACGACCACGTCGCCCTCACGCAGTCCGCCCCCGGCGAGTTCGCCGCCAGCCTCTCCGACGGCTGGGTGGTGGGAGGCGGGGTCAACGGTGGCTACCTGCTCGCGACCATCGGCAACGCTCTGGGCCGGACCGCGCCGGGCAAGCCCGACCCCCTCTCGGTCAGCGCCTACTACCTCTCGGCTGCCGTGCCCGGACCGGCGACGATCTCCACCCGGGTGATCCGCGACGGCGGCAGCGTCGCCACGCTCGCGGCCGACCTGGAGCAGGGCGACGAGAGCCGCATCACCGTCCTGGCGACGTATGGCGACCTCGGCCGTCTCCCCGACGATGTCCGCACCACTGCCGAGCCGCCTGTCCTGCCGCCGCGCGAGGAGTGCTTCTCCAACTCGATGGCGCCGCCGGAGGTGCGTGAGATGGCGCCGTTGATGGACCGCTTCGACATGCTCTTCGACCCGGCCTGCGTCGGCTGGGCTGTGGGTGCGCCGAGCGGCGAAGGCCACATCCAGGCGTGGTTCCGCCTCAACGGCGAGCGCGACCCCGACCCGATCCAGCTGTTGATGGTCGTCGACGCGCTGCCGCCCGTCTCCTTCGACCTCGGGCTGATGGGGTGGGCGCCGACGCTCGAGCTCACGGCGCACGTGCGGGCCCGGCCCGCCCCGGGCTGGCTGCGGGTCAGCCACCGCACCCGCAACGTGGCGGGCGGGATGTTCGAGGAGGACTGCGAGGTCTGGGACTCCGCCGACCGCCTGGTCGCCCAGAGCCGACAGCTCGCCCGGCTGCCGCGTCCCTGA
- a CDS encoding cytochrome P450: MDTMVLQGVGNEVRSAINWGVAHGVPRVFIGRAESRGDLQAALIRSRSNGEDRTTEVIEEIRARGPLYKGVMGYVATSHSAVRQVLTSDDFRSGFPGSDGAIGRLAVWSGMRGFHPVEPPSLLVTEPPDHTRYRKLVMRVFTRRAVQKLTDRTQEVADRLLDDLEGRGGRQVDLVEAYCSQLPLTIIAEILGVPEEDRPRVLEFGEAAAPSLDLGLDYAQHRRVRAGLQAFDQWLTVHLDNLRRNPGDNLLSELVAVRDEDGGLDELELKATAGLVLAAGFETTVNLLSNGIALLHDHPEQRKLLEHDPSLWANAVEEVLRVDPPVLLTGRMALRDTVVAGRAVSAGSMVTTVLAGANRDPEVFDDPMTFDVARPNARDHISFSAGRHHCLGAALARMEGEIGLRSLWERYPDLRLLPGAQRRTTRLLRGFETQPAILRP, encoded by the coding sequence ATGGACACGATGGTCTTGCAGGGCGTTGGCAACGAGGTGCGGTCGGCGATCAACTGGGGGGTCGCCCATGGCGTGCCCCGGGTGTTCATCGGGCGGGCGGAGTCCAGGGGCGACCTGCAGGCGGCGCTGATCCGCAGCCGGAGCAACGGGGAGGACCGCACCACCGAGGTGATCGAGGAGATCCGAGCCCGAGGCCCGCTCTACAAGGGGGTCATGGGCTATGTCGCGACCTCGCACTCAGCGGTTCGCCAGGTCCTGACGAGTGACGACTTCCGCAGCGGTTTCCCGGGCAGCGACGGGGCGATCGGCCGCTTGGCGGTGTGGTCGGGGATGCGCGGCTTCCACCCGGTCGAGCCGCCGTCGCTGCTGGTCACCGAGCCCCCGGACCACACGCGCTACCGCAAGCTGGTGATGCGTGTCTTCACGAGGCGGGCGGTGCAGAAGCTCACCGACCGCACCCAGGAGGTCGCCGACCGTCTCCTCGACGACCTCGAGGGTCGAGGCGGCCGCCAGGTCGACCTGGTCGAGGCCTACTGCAGCCAGCTGCCGCTGACGATCATCGCCGAGATCCTCGGGGTTCCCGAGGAGGACCGTCCCCGCGTGCTGGAGTTCGGCGAGGCCGCAGCCCCCAGCCTCGACCTCGGTCTCGACTATGCCCAGCACCGCCGGGTCCGGGCGGGTCTGCAGGCCTTCGACCAGTGGCTGACGGTGCACCTGGACAACCTGCGGCGCAACCCCGGGGACAACCTCCTCAGCGAGCTCGTGGCAGTGCGCGACGAGGACGGTGGCCTCGACGAGCTCGAGCTCAAGGCGACGGCCGGACTCGTCCTGGCGGCCGGCTTCGAGACCACCGTCAACCTGCTCAGCAACGGCATCGCGCTCCTCCACGACCACCCCGAGCAGCGCAAGCTCCTCGAGCACGACCCCTCCCTGTGGGCCAACGCCGTCGAGGAGGTCCTGCGCGTCGACCCACCCGTGCTCCTCACCGGTCGGATGGCGCTTCGCGACACGGTGGTGGCCGGTCGGGCGGTGTCCGCAGGCTCGATGGTCACCACCGTCCTGGCGGGGGCCAACCGCGACCCCGAGGTCTTCGACGATCCGATGACCTTCGACGTCGCGCGTCCCAACGCCCGCGACCACATCTCCTTCTCGGCGGGGCGGCACCACTGCCTCGGCGCGGCCCTGGCCCGGATGGAGGGCGAGATCGGGCTCCGCTCGCTGTGGGAGCGCTATCCCGACCTGCGCCTGCTGCCGGGTGCGCAGCGCCGTACGACCCGGCTCCTGCGTGGCTTCGAGACGCAACCGGCGATCCTGCGACCTTGA
- a CDS encoding DUF3054 domain-containing protein, with protein sequence MRNGSWLPVDLAAVSLFAVAGRLSHYDSLSLGGWWATAWPFLLATVLAWAVLLLVRRPGGTVAAGVLVWLVTVVGGLLLRVSSGQGTATPFVVVATVVLGVLLVLPRLGLRRLGRGERERT encoded by the coding sequence GTGCGCAACGGATCCTGGCTCCCGGTCGACCTCGCCGCCGTCAGCCTCTTCGCGGTCGCGGGACGCCTGAGCCACTACGACTCCCTCTCGCTCGGCGGCTGGTGGGCCACCGCATGGCCGTTCCTGCTTGCCACCGTGCTCGCGTGGGCAGTGCTGCTGCTGGTGCGCCGCCCGGGCGGGACGGTCGCGGCCGGCGTGCTGGTGTGGCTGGTCACGGTGGTCGGGGGCCTGCTGCTCCGCGTGTCGAGCGGCCAGGGCACAGCCACGCCATTCGTGGTCGTGGCCACGGTCGTGCTGGGTGTCCTGCTGGTCCTCCCCCGTCTTGGCCTGCGCCGGCTCGGGCGCGGAGAACGCGAGCGGACCTGA
- a CDS encoding S8 family peptidase yields MRRTLRSALALALPLTLAGALQHGTAHAATSDPLRDLQWGLDQVRAEQAWPTSTGAGAVVAVVDTGVDFTHPDLRANLLQGATFTGCKGQSPCGNGDFRGPDGENNADEHGTHVAGIVAAVTDNGLGVAGTAPDAKILPVKVLEDGSGSFEEIAAGIRWSADKGADVINLSLGGLAGTQALTLTGLESSVPEAIAYANSRGVSVIAAAGNSATPLCNTPAFEPGAVCVASTDRNETKSWFSELPNKTDLKAVSAPGGAGTLFCEDDIVSTVPLGTGSEACGESDYDFYAGTSMATPHVAGVAALLFAQGRTLADVEAALLDTARQPLTDVTGVYSPVFGWGIVDAAAAVATPVTATPTSTDGSTKGGGKGGQGGGKGGKSRG; encoded by the coding sequence ATGCGCCGTACGCTCAGATCAGCCCTCGCTCTCGCCCTCCCGCTCACCTTGGCAGGCGCGTTGCAGCACGGCACCGCCCACGCAGCGACGAGCGACCCGCTGCGCGACCTGCAGTGGGGCCTGGACCAGGTCCGAGCCGAGCAGGCCTGGCCCACGTCCACCGGCGCTGGCGCCGTCGTGGCAGTTGTCGACACCGGTGTCGACTTCACGCACCCGGACCTGAGGGCCAACCTGCTGCAGGGCGCGACGTTCACGGGCTGCAAGGGCCAGTCACCGTGCGGGAACGGTGACTTCCGTGGTCCGGACGGCGAGAACAACGCCGACGAGCACGGCACCCACGTCGCCGGCATCGTCGCGGCAGTCACCGACAACGGCCTCGGCGTCGCAGGCACCGCGCCGGACGCCAAGATCCTGCCGGTCAAGGTCCTGGAGGACGGCAGCGGCTCGTTCGAGGAGATCGCCGCCGGCATCCGCTGGTCGGCCGACAAAGGCGCAGACGTCATCAACCTCAGCCTCGGCGGCCTCGCCGGGACCCAGGCCCTCACCCTGACGGGTCTCGAGAGCTCGGTGCCGGAGGCCATCGCCTATGCCAACAGTCGGGGCGTCTCGGTGATCGCAGCCGCCGGCAACTCCGCCACCCCGCTCTGCAACACCCCGGCGTTCGAGCCGGGCGCCGTGTGCGTCGCCTCCACCGACCGCAACGAGACGAAGAGCTGGTTCTCCGAGCTGCCCAACAAGACCGACCTCAAGGCGGTCTCGGCACCCGGTGGCGCCGGCACCCTCTTCTGCGAGGACGACATCGTCTCGACCGTGCCGCTGGGCACCGGCAGCGAGGCGTGCGGTGAGAGCGACTATGACTTCTACGCCGGTACGTCGATGGCCACCCCCCATGTCGCAGGGGTCGCGGCCCTGCTCTTCGCCCAGGGCCGCACCCTGGCCGACGTCGAGGCCGCGCTGCTCGACACCGCACGCCAACCCCTGACCGACGTCACCGGGGTCTACTCCCCGGTCTTCGGCTGGGGCATCGTCGACGCCGCGGCGGCCGTGGCCACCCCGGTCACGGCGACGCCGACCTCGACCGACGGGTCCACCAAGGGCGGCGGCAAGGGCGGCCAGGGCGGCGGCAAGGGCGGCAAGTCCCGCGGCTGA
- a CDS encoding VOC family protein, whose protein sequence is MQIERIVPDLTVDDLAEAVRQHTEVLGMQVVMDHGWIVTLSDPAGHQLSLMTADATAWLNPDVSVFVDDVHSAYANALSTGVEIVHPLTAEEWGVTRFFYRDSSGRVVNVGAHTSTAR, encoded by the coding sequence ATGCAGATCGAGCGCATCGTCCCCGACCTGACAGTCGACGACCTGGCTGAGGCCGTGCGGCAGCACACGGAGGTACTGGGGATGCAGGTCGTGATGGACCACGGCTGGATCGTGACGCTCTCCGATCCGGCCGGCCATCAGCTGAGCCTGATGACCGCCGACGCCACGGCCTGGCTCAACCCGGACGTGTCGGTCTTCGTCGACGACGTGCACTCGGCGTATGCCAACGCGCTCTCGACCGGCGTCGAGATCGTCCACCCGCTGACCGCGGAGGAGTGGGGGGTCACGCGGTTCTTCTACCGCGACTCGTCGGGCCGCGTCGTCAACGTCGGTGCGCACACGTCGACGGCTCGGTGA
- a CDS encoding alpha/beta fold hydrolase: MAPHKVQLHGHELSYVDSGSGPVVLFIHGILGSQGQWAHLVDEMDDEHRVVVPDLFGHGESAKPTGDYSLSSHAATLRDLLDHLGIERVTLVGHSLGGGIAMQFFYLFPERVDRLVLVASGGLGREVNFVLRSATLPGAQQVLGVAASAPVLARVEALGRGAQKVGWRPGADVGAIWRGFTSLGDRESRRAFLATTRAVIDIGGQSINAYDHLGSVDPIPTLIVWGSKDRMIPAWHALSAQSAVPDCRVELFEGAGHFPHLDDPDRFARLLREFIAEGAADHPPTAADDT, encoded by the coding sequence ATGGCTCCACACAAGGTCCAGCTCCACGGCCACGAGCTCTCCTACGTCGACAGCGGCTCCGGCCCGGTGGTGCTCTTCATCCACGGCATCCTCGGGTCGCAGGGCCAGTGGGCCCACCTCGTCGACGAGATGGACGACGAGCACCGGGTCGTCGTGCCCGACCTCTTCGGGCACGGCGAGTCGGCCAAACCGACGGGGGACTATTCGCTCAGCTCGCACGCCGCGACCCTGCGCGACCTCCTCGACCACCTGGGCATCGAGCGCGTGACGCTCGTCGGGCACTCCCTCGGTGGCGGGATCGCGATGCAGTTCTTCTACCTCTTCCCCGAGCGGGTCGACCGCCTCGTCCTGGTCGCCAGCGGCGGCCTCGGGCGCGAGGTCAACTTCGTCCTGCGCTCGGCGACGCTGCCCGGCGCCCAGCAGGTGTTGGGTGTCGCCGCCTCGGCGCCCGTCCTGGCGCGGGTCGAGGCGCTGGGACGTGGCGCGCAGAAGGTCGGCTGGCGACCGGGCGCCGACGTCGGTGCGATCTGGCGCGGGTTCACCTCGCTCGGTGACCGCGAGAGCCGCCGCGCCTTCCTCGCCACCACACGGGCCGTGATCGACATCGGCGGCCAGAGCATCAACGCCTACGACCACCTCGGCTCCGTGGACCCCATCCCGACCCTGATCGTGTGGGGCTCCAAGGACCGGATGATCCCGGCCTGGCACGCGCTCAGCGCCCAGAGCGCGGTCCCCGACTGCCGTGTGGAGCTGTTCGAGGGCGCGGGTCACTTCCCCCACCTCGACGACCCTGACCGGTTCGCGCGGTTGTTGCGCGAGTTCATCGCCGAGGGCGCGGCCGATCACCCACCGACCGCGGCCGACGACACCTGA
- the heR gene encoding heliorhodopsin HeR, whose amino-acid sequence MTTQISPARQRSLRRFNLAAAALHVVQAVVVLVLATDFALPVTASYLAGPPGTTPQDPVVLFDLSTGLAVAAFLALSALAHLIVSTLWWRGYVTDLSRGINRARWVEYSVSSSLMMVVIAQLVGIADVTALLAIIGVNASMILFGWLQEKYEQPGSGGWLPFWFGCIAGVVPWIAVVVYTIAPQSASDASPPGFVYAIIVSLFVFFNIFALNQVLQYRARGRWADYLFGENIYIVLSLVAKSLLAWQVFGGTLAG is encoded by the coding sequence GTGACGACACAGATCTCACCCGCACGCCAGCGCAGCCTGCGCCGCTTCAACCTCGCGGCCGCGGCCCTGCACGTCGTGCAGGCCGTGGTGGTCCTCGTCCTGGCGACCGACTTCGCGCTCCCGGTCACGGCCAGCTATCTGGCCGGCCCGCCCGGGACGACACCGCAGGATCCCGTGGTCCTGTTCGACCTGTCGACCGGGCTCGCGGTGGCGGCGTTCCTGGCGCTGTCCGCCCTGGCGCACCTGATCGTCTCCACGCTGTGGTGGCGGGGATATGTCACTGACCTGAGCCGGGGGATCAACCGCGCCCGCTGGGTCGAGTACTCGGTGTCGTCCTCGCTGATGATGGTCGTGATCGCGCAGCTGGTGGGGATCGCCGACGTGACCGCGCTGCTGGCGATCATCGGGGTGAACGCCTCGATGATCCTGTTCGGCTGGCTGCAGGAGAAGTACGAGCAGCCCGGAAGCGGCGGCTGGCTGCCGTTCTGGTTCGGCTGCATCGCCGGGGTGGTGCCGTGGATCGCGGTCGTCGTCTACACCATCGCTCCTCAGAGCGCGTCGGACGCGAGCCCGCCCGGGTTCGTCTACGCGATCATCGTGTCGCTGTTCGTGTTCTTCAACATCTTCGCCCTCAACCAGGTGCTGCAGTACAGGGCCCGAGGTCGCTGGGCCGACTACCTGTTCGGTGAGAACATCTACATCGTGCTCAGCCTCGTCGCGAAGTCGCTGCTGGCGTGGCAGGTCTTCGGCGGCACGCTCGCAGGGTGA
- the ychF gene encoding redox-regulated ATPase YchF, whose product MALTIGIVGLPNAGKSTLFNALTKNDVLAANYPFATIEPNVGVVGVPDERLPQLAEVFGSAKILPATVEFVDIAGIVAGASQGEGLGNKFLSHIRESSAICQVTRVFRDEDVTHVDGEVNPASDIGTIQTELILADIQTVEKSIPRLEKEVRGDKSKAAVLDAARMALSALEGGTPIIDTTIDRELLRELSLLTAKPFIYVFNCDADELSDVALLDKMRAIIAPAEAIFLDAKFESELVELDSDEEAHEMLAEMGITESGLDQLARVGFDTLGLQTYLTAGPKETRAWTIKKGATAPEAAGVIHTDFQKGFIKAEIVSFDDLMSAGSMQKAKEAGKVRMEGKDYVMADGDVVEFRFNV is encoded by the coding sequence GTGGCCCTCACCATCGGCATCGTCGGTCTCCCCAACGCGGGCAAGTCGACCCTCTTCAACGCCCTGACCAAGAACGACGTGCTGGCGGCGAACTATCCGTTCGCCACGATCGAGCCCAACGTCGGGGTGGTGGGGGTGCCCGACGAGCGCCTGCCCCAGCTCGCCGAGGTGTTCGGCTCGGCCAAGATCCTCCCCGCGACGGTGGAGTTCGTCGACATCGCCGGCATCGTGGCGGGCGCCTCGCAGGGTGAGGGCCTGGGCAACAAGTTCCTCTCCCACATCCGCGAGTCCTCGGCGATCTGCCAGGTGACCCGCGTCTTCCGCGACGAGGACGTGACCCACGTCGACGGCGAGGTCAACCCCGCCTCCGACATCGGCACCATCCAGACCGAGCTGATCCTGGCCGACATCCAGACGGTGGAGAAGTCGATCCCACGGCTGGAGAAGGAGGTGCGCGGCGACAAGTCGAAGGCGGCGGTCCTCGATGCTGCGCGTATGGCGCTGTCAGCCCTGGAGGGCGGCACGCCGATCATCGACACCACCATCGACCGTGAGCTGCTGCGCGAGCTGTCGCTGCTCACCGCCAAGCCGTTCATCTACGTCTTCAACTGCGACGCCGACGAGCTCTCCGACGTCGCCCTGCTGGACAAGATGCGGGCGATCATCGCGCCCGCCGAGGCGATCTTCCTCGACGCGAAGTTCGAGTCCGAGCTCGTCGAGCTCGACTCGGACGAGGAGGCTCACGAGATGCTCGCCGAGATGGGCATCACCGAGTCGGGGCTCGACCAGCTCGCCCGCGTCGGCTTCGACACCCTGGGGCTGCAGACCTATCTCACCGCCGGCCCCAAGGAGACGCGGGCCTGGACGATCAAGAAGGGCGCTACCGCGCCCGAGGCCGCCGGGGTCATCCACACCGACTTCCAGAAGGGCTTCATCAAGGCCGAGATCGTCTCCTTCGACGACCTGATGTCGGCCGGCTCCATGCAGAAGGCCAAGGAGGCCGGCAAGGTGCGCATGGAGGGCAAGGACTACGTGATGGCCGACGGCGACGTGGTGGAGTTCCGCTTCAACGTGTGA